A single genomic interval of Helianthus annuus cultivar XRQ/B chromosome 6, HanXRQr2.0-SUNRISE, whole genome shotgun sequence harbors:
- the LOC110944773 gene encoding uncharacterized protein LOC110944773 yields MFDYKPHYINILPHFNGRSNDEPYTHLAEFSSICNTIGGYNFALEEVKLRLFQFSLKDKAKQWFLTLPANSIRTWGEMQQAFLDEYYSMAKTDDAHDEIRSFRQFSGEPLHEAFTRFRELMRKCPHHQIEKWELVKFFVRGLDDNTWNRLESTSNGTLLSNHEDDDWEFLERMSKRSKEKESGDRAKKHPTSRSWPDRDASSKDRIDMLERELARMKKKEVGAVQYSVCEECGDIGHRTENCQATVEVNQVYGDRRQYDMNSNTYHPGLRNHPNFRYGNASNQMNPNFQSGSQGGYSHQTRQRGYNQDGHRLTNNQGGGGDLNAKMDAMFSMMQESKKENEIRDKSHEALAKQVGKLAEEMAQMRGSMGKLPSDTTVNPKHQSSSTGNVRNVHISAVSLLSNDEVCSSVESIPPQCVDGVVGNTRDELEIKPINASKVEERYPPKDERWENFKQAKINLPLLDDIKKVPAHVECLKELSIEKRHNKLPGPVDLISHVSAVLSSAIPQKAQDPGDPLIPIQIGTFKIERALLDLGACVSILPKSLYDQYDFGPLKNLILPWFGETKKKTVKKKKAKKSPLEKKKEEEVRKFGPFGNKWYESPVDDFEEFVGGKHAIRPP; encoded by the exons ATGTTTGATTAtaaaccacattacatcaacatacttcctcatttTAATGGAAGGTCTAACGACGAACCGTACACACATTTGGCGGAGTTTTCTTCCATTTGCAACACTATTGGGGGGTATAACTTCGCACTAGAGGAGGTCAAACTTCGCTTGTTCCAATTTTCATTGAAAGACAAAGCGAAGCAATGGTTCCttacacttccggccaatagCATTCGCACATGGGGAGAAATGCAACAAGCTTTTCTGGATGAGTATTATTCAATGGCAAAGACCGACGATGCTCAtgatgaaattaggtcttttcGCCAATTTTCGGGCGAACCGTTGCATGAAGCCTTCACAAGATTTAGGGAGTTGATGCGAAAGTGCCCACATCATCAAATAGAAAAGTGGGAATTGGTCAAATTCTTTGTACGGGGTTTGGACGACAACACATGGAACCGACTTGAATCAACGAGCAATGGGACCCTTCTAAGCAaccatgaagatgatgattgggagtttttggagcgGATGAGCAAACGGtcaaaggaaaaggaatcgggCGACCGAGCCAAAAAGCACCCTACCTCAAGGTCATGGCCCGATCGTGATGCAAGTTCTAAGGATCGGATTGATATGTTGGAGCGGGAATTGGCccgcatgaagaagaaggaagtggGTGCGGTACAATATAGCGTATGTGAAGAATGTGGTGACATCGGTCACCGGACCGAGAATTGTCAAGCCACCGTGGAGGTGAATCAAGTGTATGGGGACCGAAGGCAATATGATATGAActctaacacttaccaccccgggttgaggaaccatcCTAACTTTAGGTATGGTAATGCCTCTAACCAAATGAATCCGAATTTCCAATCTGGAAGTCAAGGCGGGTATTCGCACCAAACTCGCCAAAGAGGTTACAACCAAGATGGTCACAGGTTGACGAATAATCAAGGAGGTGGTGGTGATTTGAATGCAAAGATGGATGCAATGTTTTCGATGATGCAAGAGTCCAAGAAAGAGAATGAAATTCGGGACAAATCGCATGAAGCATTAGCAAAACAAGTGGGCAAACTTGCGGAGGAAATGGCACAAATGAGGGGGAGCATGGGAAAGCTCCCAAGTGACAccacggtgaaccctaagcatcaaagTTCAAGCACGGGCAATGTGAGGAATGTGCACATTAGCGCGGTAAGTCTTCTTTCAAATGATGAGGTTTGTAGTAGTGTTGAAAGCATTCCACCACAATGCGTTGATGGTGTAGTGGGAAATACAAGAGATGAGTTGGAAA TTAAACCGATTAATGCATCAAAAGTTGAGGAACGGTACCCACCGAAGGATGAGAGGTGGGAAAATTTTAAACAAGCAAAAATTAATTTACCGTTACTCGATGACATTAAAAAGGTTCCGGCTCATGTGGAATGCTTAAAGGAGTTAAGCATCGAAAAACGGCACAACAAATTACCCGGACCGGTTGATTTGATATCACATGTTAGTGCCGTTCTATCGAGTGCCATTCCTCAAAAAGCTCAAGATCCGGGAGATCCTCTTATTCCAATTCAAATTGGAACCTTCAAAATTGAGAGGGCGCTCCTCGATCTTGGAGCTTGTGTGAGCATTTTACCCAagagtttgtatgaccaatacgattttggtccattaAAAAATTTGATACTCCCATG GTTTGGAGAAACAAAGAAGAAGACGGTCAAGAAAAAGAAGGCGAAGAAGTCACCTctagaaaagaagaaggaagaggAGGTGAGGAAGTTTGGACCGTTTGGCAACAAATGGTATGAATCACCGGTGGATGATTTCGAGGAGTTCGTAGGTGGTAAGCACGCCATTCGACCACCATGA